Proteins co-encoded in one Triplophysa dalaica isolate WHDGS20190420 chromosome 16, ASM1584641v1, whole genome shotgun sequence genomic window:
- the LOC130437999 gene encoding Kv channel-interacting protein 1-like: MGAVVGTLAMQSRQRRPSRDKLDDELELSVVCHRPEGLEQLLAQTSFSKKELQVLYRGFKNECPCGVVNEETFKHIYSKFFPQGDASTYAHYLFNAFDSSHNGSIKFEDFVAALSILLRGSTTEKLQWTFNLYDINQDGYINKEEMTHIVKAIYDMMGRFTYPALKTDTTKHHVDAFFQKMDKNRDGVVTLDEFILSCQEDENIMRSLQLFENVI; this comes from the exons ATGGGGGCGGTTGTTGGCACATTGGCTATGCAGTCGAGACAGCGTCGACCATCAAGAG ATAAACTAGATGATGAATTGGAGTTATCTGTAGTTTGTCATCGTCCTGAAGGATTAGAGCAACTACTGGCACAAACAAGCTTCAGCAAGAAAGAACTACAAGTGCTGTACAGgggctttaaaaat GAATGTCCCTGTGGAGTCGTGAATGAGGAGACCTTCAAACACATCTACTCAAAGTTCTTTCCTCAAGGAG ACGCCAGCACATACGCACATTACCTGTTCAATGCTTTTGACTCCTCCCACAATGGATCCATCAAATTTGAG gaCTTTGTGGCAGCTCTGTCCATCTTACTGAGAGGCTCAACAACAGAGAAGTTACAGTGGACCTTTAATCTATACGACATCAACCAAGACGGTTACATTAATAAAGAG gaaaTGACACATATAGTGAAAGCCATTTATGATATGATGGGCCGCTTTACATATCCTGCTCTGAAGACCGACACCACCAAACACCACGTGGATGCTTTCTTTCAG AAAATGGACAAGAATAGAGACGGAGTGGTCACTCTGGACGAGTTTATCCTCTCTTGTCAAGAG GATGAAAACATCATGCGATCGCTGCAGCTCTTTGAGAATGTCATATAG
- the LOC130437998 gene encoding T-cell leukemia homeobox protein 3 yields MERGDRTPEASEPKPPSKANQEPIRFGIDRILGSLDSEISRAHCGNIVDNSRLGSPNKASVAPHAAMPVSLSGITGLLEDSGRIYGMSGTFLPNGVIRVPAHRPLAAAVPPSMVSAVPTLGSLCFPWMDNNRRFSKERLPALIPFTVTRRIGHPYQNRTPPKRKKPRTSFSRVQICELEKRFHRQKYLASAERASLAKSLKMTDAQVKTWFQNRRTKWRRQTAEEREAGRQQANRMLLQLQADALQKSMSESVSSDPLCVHNTSLYALQNLQPWAQERAGKMTPTTTTLT; encoded by the exons ATGGAGCGCGGAGACCGAACCCCAGAGGCCAGCGAACCAAAACCTCCATCCAAAGCCAATCAGGAACCCATACGATTCGGGATCGACCGGATCCTGGGCTCTTTGGATTCGGAAATCAGTCGCGCGCACTGCGGTAACATAGTGGATAACAGTCGTTTGGGGAGCCCGAACAAAGCGAGCGTTGCGCCTCACGCCGCTATGCCCGTCTCCCTCTCCGGGATCACGGGTTTACTGGAGGACTCCGGGCGGATTTACGGAATGAGCGGAACTTTTTTGCCCAATGGGGTGATTCGGGTTCCGGCGCACAGACCTCTGGCCGCCGCGGTGCCGCCGTCCATGGTGAGCGCAGTACCCACGCTGGGGAGTCTGTGTTTTCCGTGGATGGACAATAACCGCAGGTTCTCCAAAGAGAGATTGCCAG CACTAATCCCATTCACGGTGACCCGGCGGATCGGTCACCCGTATCAGAACCGAACTCCCCCAAAACGGAAAAAGCCCCGCACGTCGTTTTCTCGCGTTCAGATCTGTGAGTTGGAGAAGCGCTTTCACCGGCAGAAATATCTCGCGAGCGCGGAACGCGCCTCTCTCGCCAAGAGCCTGAAGATGACGGACGCGCAGGTGAAAACCTGGTTCCAAAACCGTCGGACCAAGTGGAG AAGGCAAACAGCAGAGGAAAGAGAGGCAGGCCGCCAGCAGGCCAATCGGATGCTGCTTCAGCTTCAGGCCGATGCCCTCCAGAAGTCCATGAGCGAATCTGTGTCCTCAGATCCTCTGTGTGTGCACAACACCTCTCTCTACGCCCTCCAGAACCTCCAGCCATGGGCTCAGGAGAGAGCCGGCAAAATGACGCCAACAACCACCACACTGACTTAA